CGCCAGATAATTTGTGACCACTCATCCCCAGAGGTTTTTGCACACCCTTTTGACCGTCTACTTCATAATCGCGCTCCAAAGTAGCAATAACGCGCATGTTGGTTCGCGGTGCGACTTCAGCCCGCGCCATAGCTTTAACTTTGCTGATGTCAGAAACCGATACACTCATCTCGCTGATAACAGTAGAGCCGGTGGTATTTACGCCACTGATATGCTCTCCTGCCACCGCTGGCCAGACTGACTGCACTTTGCATTTGGACATAATTTCAGCTTCTTTGAGCGCGTTGCCAAACGCCGCTGTTGCCTGTTCAATATTGACGACTCTTCCTTCGCGAATGCCGCCGGTCGGCGCTTCGCCGATACCAAGCAGGCGAATGGAATGTTCATCCGGCGCTTCTGCTACTAGCACTCGTACTGCGGCACTTCCAAAATCCGCCGCTGCCAATGCTGGTCCGCTGCGCTTTTGCGTTGTTGTTTTATTATCACCGTTTTTCATGTCTTGACCTCTGGCGTTTCATCGCCGACGATAATGGAAAACCCGCGTTCGTAGCGCAAGTCAATCACCTGAATGTTGGCAAAACGTTGTCGTACTTTGACGATATTGTCAACATAACGTTGAAGCCGTTCCTGACGGGCATCACGTCCCAAATATAGTACCCGCCCACCGTCCAAAAACACCTGCCAAGCGCCGTCGTCACCGACTTGCAACTGCGCAATAGATTCACCTAATGGGCTAAGTGCGGCGACAGCGTGGTGATAAAACTCGGTCATACTGGCAGCACGTTCTGCTGGACCAGTAAAAATTGGCAGCCACTGTTGTGCCTGACCGGCATAGCGACGTCCGTTGTCATCTACTAAACCACCGTTGTTCCACACCGCTAATGGGTGACGAGTCATAAGCGTAACTTCTAACGTGTTAGGTAGGCGACGGCGTAGGCGTACATCGCTGACGGCAGGCAAAAGCAGCAAATTTTTACGCCACGCGACCATATCTAACGTTAATAGATTGTTGCCGCGTAAATCGCGCAATAAAGTATTGGCGGCGGCACGCACTGCGGTATCACCACCTTCTAAACGTACCTGCCGGATAACTGCCGCCGTTGTAGCAAACCATAGCAGACCGATAAAAAACATCGCCAGTAAGGCATATTCAATCCGCCGCCGTGTCATTGTGCGCTCTCCCAGATGCGGTACACTAACGTATCATAATCTATTCCAGCTGCTTTTGCCGCCGCAGGGACTAAACTGTGTGAAGTCATGCCGGGGATAGTATTCACTTCTAAAAATTGTACTCCCGAGTTGGTGAGAATGAAATCTACTCGCCCCCAGTGGTGACATCCCAATAACTGAAACGCTTTTAGAGATTGCGATTGGAGTTGTTTTTCTTTTTCTGCGGGCAATCCACAAGGGCATGAAAATTGTGTGTCTTCGGCGACGTACTTGGCATGATAATCATAAAATGTTTTGGCACTACGAATACCAATAAGCGGTAGGACAGTGTCGTCAATAATAGAGGCGGTGTACTCATCGCCGTCAACAAATTGCTCAACCAATGCTGGCGCTCCTTCGGAAGCAGCGGCGACAATGGCGGCTGGCAGTTCATCTGACTTGCGCACGACAGCGGCGTGAGTGCTAGAGCCGCCACAAGAAGGTTTGACAAACAAAGGTAACCCTAGCGCTTCCTGCACTCTTGCTGCATCGGTGGCATCGGTTGCCAGTTCCCACTGTGGTGTAGGAATGCCGCCCCCACGCCACAGCAATTTGGTGCGATGTTTGTCCATCGCCAGTGCTGAGCCTAATAAGCCGCTACCAGTACACGCCAAACCAAGAGTTTTGAGTGCTCCTCGTATTTCGCCATTTTCGCCGGCGCCGCCATGAAGAATATTAAAAACCCGAATCATGTCGGTATTGGTAATATCGGTCAGCGGGCGCGTCGCTGGGTCAAAAGTTTCCGTTTTTATATCAAGACGGCGCAAGGCGGCGAGCACCATTTCACCACTCATCAATGATATTTCGCGCTCTGGCGAATTGCCGCCTAATAATAAAATGGTTTTTTCAGTCATCCGTTTTTTTCCTACCAACAATGCGAACTTCGGTATTGAGCATAACGCCGGTTTGAGCCGCTACTTCGCTTTGCACCAGCACAATGAGATTTTCAATATCAGCAGCATTGGCGCCGCCGGTATTAACAATGAAATTAGCGTGTTTGTGTGAAACCATTGCACCACCAATGGCTCGTCCTTTGAGTCCGCAAGATTCAATCAATGCTGCCGCTGCCGTGCCGTCGGGTGGATTGCGAAATACCGAGCCACAACTAGGCTCGCCTAACGGCTGCGTTTGTGCTCGACGACGCAAGAGATCACGCACGCGGGAGCGGGCAACGGTAATATTTCCCTGAACAAAGTGTAGCCACGCAGCAGCAAAAAACGGTGTATCACCGTTTTTGAACCGTACCGAACGGTAGCCAGTTTCAAAATCGCACGCGTCATGCAAGGCGCGCTTGCCGTCATTAAATACCAGTGCTTGCTTCACGTGTTGCCACGTTTCGCTACCGTGACAACCAGCATTCATAGACAGCGCGCCGCCGATAGTTCCGGGCACACCGGCAAAAAAAGCAGCGTCAGCAAAACCTGCAGCGGCGGCAAATTTTGCTAATTTAGGGCAGCCTACGCCGGCTTCTACATAAATCAAATCATCTTCTTGACGCATGGCACACAGTCCGGGTGCAGTGCGCACCACGACACCACCAATGCCACCGTCACGTACTAACAAATTGCTACCGTGACCGACAAATAGCGCATTGCCTGCACGTGGATCTTCATGGCAAAAAGTACCGACATCGGTCAGATCAGCAGGTATGAATAACGCTTCCGCTACGCCGCCGG
This genomic interval from Candidatus Persebacteraceae bacterium Df01 contains the following:
- a CDS encoding cell division protein FtsQ/DivIB — its product is MTRRRIEYALLAMFFIGLLWFATTAAVIRQVRLEGGDTAVRAAANTLLRDLRGNNLLTLDMVAWRKNLLLLPAVSDVRLRRRLPNTLEVTLMTRHPLAVWNNGGLVDDNGRRYAGQAQQWLPIFTGPAERAASMTEFYHHAVAALSPLGESIAQLQVGDDGAWQVFLDGGRVLYLGRDARQERLQRYVDNIVKVRQRFANIQVIDLRYERGFSIIVGDETPEVKT
- a CDS encoding D-alanine--D-alanine ligase — its product is MTEKTILLLGGNSPEREISLMSGEMVLAALRRLDIKTETFDPATRPLTDITNTDMIRVFNILHGGAGENGEIRGALKTLGLACTGSGLLGSALAMDKHRTKLLWRGGGIPTPQWELATDATDAARVQEALGLPLFVKPSCGGSSTHAAVVRKSDELPAAIVAAASEGAPALVEQFVDGDEYTASIIDDTVLPLIGIRSAKTFYDYHAKYVAEDTQFSCPCGLPAEKEKQLQSQSLKAFQLLGCHHWGRVDFILTNSGVQFLEVNTIPGMTSHSLVPAAAKAAGIDYDTLVYRIWESAQ
- the murB gene encoding UDP-N-acetylmuramate dehydrogenase; this encodes MTVLRGLWKHDFPMSQLASWRAGGVAEALFIPADLTDVGTFCHEDPRAGNALFVGHGSNLLVRDGGIGGVVVRTAPGLCAMRQEDDLIYVEAGVGCPKLAKFAAAAGFADAAFFAGVPGTIGGALSMNAGCHGSETWQHVKQALVFNDGKRALHDACDFETGYRSVRFKNGDTPFFAAAWLHFVQGNITVARSRVRDLLRRRAQTQPLGEPSCGSVFRNPPDGTAAAALIESCGLKGRAIGGAMVSHKHANFIVNTGGANAADIENLIVLVQSEVAAQTGVMLNTEVRIVGRKKTDD